A stretch of the Mesorhizobium huakuii genome encodes the following:
- a CDS encoding glycoside hydrolase family 25 protein, with product MRRLAALFMLTLLGACSTVDDLSPLSPSSSSSPTVAVRAPRFADSKPHEWDSGAPWNYAVHGTDVSKYQTSVDWPTAKASGISFAFIKATEGGDRFDEYFNEHWANTKAAGVPRAAYHFFYFCTPAAQQARWFIQNVPVDRSAMPPVLDMEWNPKSPTCRLRPDAATVRSEMTTFLEIVERHYGKKPIIYTSVDFFDDNELSTFRGYPYWLRSVAGHPREKYGSHPFTFWQYTGTGIVPGMTGKSDINVFNGSEAAWNKWLRQNTR from the coding sequence ATGCGCCGTCTTGCGGCTCTTTTCATGCTGACGCTGCTTGGCGCCTGCTCGACCGTGGACGATCTGTCGCCGCTGTCACCCTCTTCGTCGAGCAGCCCGACAGTCGCCGTGCGCGCGCCGCGCTTCGCCGATTCCAAGCCGCATGAATGGGACAGCGGCGCACCGTGGAACTATGCCGTTCACGGCACCGACGTCTCCAAGTACCAGACCTCGGTCGACTGGCCGACGGCCAAGGCAAGCGGCATCTCCTTCGCCTTCATCAAGGCCACCGAAGGCGGCGACCGCTTCGACGAGTATTTCAACGAGCATTGGGCGAACACGAAAGCCGCCGGCGTTCCGCGCGCCGCCTATCACTTCTTCTACTTCTGCACCCCGGCCGCCCAGCAGGCGCGCTGGTTCATCCAGAATGTTCCCGTCGACCGATCCGCCATGCCGCCGGTGCTCGACATGGAATGGAACCCGAAATCGCCGACCTGCAGGCTGCGTCCCGACGCCGCCACGGTGCGCAGCGAAATGACCACCTTCCTCGAGATCGTCGAGCGGCATTACGGCAAGAAGCCGATCATCTACACCTCGGTCGACTTCTTCGACGACAACGAGCTGTCAACCTTCCGCGGCTATCCCTATTGGCTGCGCTCCGTCGCCGGCCACCCGCGCGAGAAATACGGCAGCCACCCCTTCACCTTCTGGCAGTACACCGGAACCGGCATCGTTCCCGGCATGACCGGCAAGTCCGACATCAACGTCTTCAACGGCTCGGAAGCCGCCTGGAATAAGTGGCTGCGGCAGAACACCCGTTGA
- a CDS encoding alanine racemase: MQRFENAREAALALRPDDPVYCFRPQVLKADARQFMGMFPGKTAYAVKTNGEQIVLKTLVEAGVTAFDVASPGEFAAVRAVSPDAEMLYMHPVKAQSDIKLALEKYGIRVISLDHEDEITKLTRVVRALDIDPGAISVFVRIQTKGSAAYELSKKFGAGPAYAVELAERLNRTGYKVGLCFHVGSQIEDPDTYERALASADWVRNRLTFDIAGLDVGGGFPAEYGHDPNRKLIEMPSLGQIMSRFSGDLKEYQFDQMPLVAEPGRVIVARCLSLIVRVLLRKGKRLYINDGIWASLSDSWTGKITLPARFIPDPAIRTRNGDEKNIVPFKVCGATCDSVDILSRPFWLPETVDTGDWIEIGHIGAYSLSLRTRFNGFYPDTFVEVTTPFDEGDAPQGFASLETMAD, from the coding sequence ATGCAACGATTCGAGAATGCCCGCGAGGCAGCACTGGCGCTTCGTCCGGACGATCCGGTCTATTGCTTCCGCCCGCAGGTGCTGAAGGCCGATGCCAGGCAGTTCATGGGCATGTTCCCTGGCAAGACCGCTTATGCGGTCAAGACCAATGGCGAGCAGATCGTGTTGAAGACTTTGGTCGAGGCCGGCGTCACCGCCTTCGATGTCGCTTCGCCTGGCGAATTCGCCGCCGTGCGCGCCGTCTCACCCGATGCCGAGATGCTCTACATGCACCCGGTCAAGGCGCAGTCCGACATCAAGCTGGCGCTGGAGAAATACGGCATCCGCGTCATCTCGCTCGACCATGAGGACGAGATCACCAAGCTGACCCGGGTGGTGCGGGCGCTCGATATCGACCCCGGCGCCATCAGCGTCTTCGTGCGCATCCAGACGAAAGGATCGGCGGCCTACGAACTGTCGAAGAAGTTCGGCGCCGGTCCGGCCTATGCCGTGGAACTCGCCGAGCGGCTGAACCGCACCGGCTACAAAGTCGGCCTCTGCTTCCATGTCGGCAGCCAGATCGAGGATCCCGATACCTATGAGCGGGCGCTGGCCTCGGCCGACTGGGTGCGCAACCGGTTGACCTTCGACATTGCCGGGCTCGATGTCGGTGGCGGCTTTCCGGCCGAGTACGGCCACGATCCCAACCGCAAGCTGATCGAGATGCCATCGCTCGGCCAGATCATGTCGCGGTTTTCCGGAGACCTGAAAGAATATCAGTTCGACCAGATGCCGCTGGTGGCGGAGCCGGGCAGGGTGATCGTGGCGCGCTGCCTGTCGCTGATCGTGCGCGTGCTTTTGCGCAAGGGCAAGCGGCTCTACATCAATGACGGCATCTGGGCATCGCTGTCGGATTCATGGACCGGCAAGATCACGCTGCCGGCGCGTTTCATTCCCGATCCGGCGATCAGGACCCGCAATGGCGACGAAAAGAACATCGTGCCGTTCAAGGTCTGCGGCGCGACCTGCGATTCCGTCGACATCCTGTCCAGGCCATTCTGGCTGCCGGAAACCGTCGATACCGGCGACTGGATCGAGATCGGCCATATCGGCGCCTATTCGCTGTCGCTCCGGACCCGCTTCAACGGCTTCTATCCCGATACTTTCGTCGAGGTGACGACGCCCTTCGACGAGGGTGATGCGCCGCAGGGGTTTGCGAGTTTGGAGACGATGGCTGATTAG
- a CDS encoding lytic murein transglycosylase, translated as MRLRSQALAALFLCATALPAMAQECGGDFETWKQGVAAEAKAAGVGAVGLDALEDATFDERALARDRAQGVFTQTFIEFSNRMISAYRLKQGAANMKKYADIFARADQQFGVQAPVITAFWALETDFGAVQGDFHTLSALVTLSHDCRRPQLFRQQLVPLLELIDRGVLPADVKGAWAGEIGQTQILPSDYLTHGVDGDGDGKVDLRGSVPDVIMTTASKVLSRGWKRDEPWIQEVRVPDEMPWDQTGRTNKLQLTQWAQWGVTNPDGSPLVDKGLKAGLALPMGRKGPAFLTYDNFDVYLEWNQSFTYALTAANLAARLAGAPPLDPRTPEPGLNNEQMKALQTKLEARGYDVGTVDGILGTNTREAIRKEQMRLGLPVDGWPTQELLAKL; from the coding sequence ATGCGACTGCGTTCTCAAGCCCTCGCGGCGCTATTCCTGTGCGCCACGGCCTTGCCGGCGATGGCGCAGGAATGCGGCGGCGACTTCGAAACCTGGAAACAGGGCGTGGCGGCGGAAGCCAAGGCGGCCGGTGTCGGCGCTGTCGGCCTCGACGCGCTGGAGGATGCCACCTTCGACGAGCGGGCGCTGGCGCGCGACCGCGCCCAGGGCGTCTTCACCCAGACCTTCATCGAGTTTTCCAACCGCATGATTTCAGCCTACCGGCTGAAGCAAGGTGCGGCGAACATGAAGAAATACGCCGACATCTTCGCCCGCGCCGACCAGCAGTTCGGCGTCCAGGCGCCGGTCATCACCGCCTTCTGGGCACTGGAGACCGATTTTGGCGCGGTGCAGGGCGATTTCCACACGCTGAGCGCGCTGGTGACGCTTTCGCATGATTGCCGCCGCCCGCAGCTGTTCCGCCAGCAGCTTGTGCCGCTTCTGGAGCTGATCGATCGCGGCGTGCTGCCGGCCGACGTCAAAGGCGCCTGGGCCGGCGAGATCGGCCAGACGCAGATCCTGCCTTCCGACTATCTGACACACGGCGTCGATGGTGACGGCGACGGCAAGGTCGACCTGCGCGGCAGCGTGCCCGATGTGATCATGACCACGGCCAGCAAGGTGCTGTCGCGCGGCTGGAAACGCGACGAGCCCTGGATCCAGGAAGTGCGCGTTCCCGACGAGATGCCCTGGGACCAGACCGGGCGCACCAACAAATTGCAGCTGACACAGTGGGCGCAGTGGGGCGTCACCAACCCCGACGGCTCGCCGCTGGTCGACAAGGGCCTGAAGGCCGGCCTGGCCCTGCCCATGGGTCGCAAGGGCCCGGCCTTCCTCACCTACGACAATTTCGACGTCTATCTCGAATGGAACCAGTCCTTCACCTATGCGCTGACCGCGGCCAACCTCGCCGCTCGGCTCGCCGGCGCACCGCCGCTTGATCCGCGCACCCCCGAACCAGGCCTCAACAACGAGCAGATGAAAGCGCTGCAGACCAAGCTCGAGGCCCGGGGCTACGATGTCGGCACGGTCGACGGCATTCTGGGCACCAACACCCGCGAAGCCATCCGCAAGGAGCAGATGCGGCTGGGGTTGCCGGTGGATGGCTGGCCGACGCAGGAGCTTTTGGCGAAATTGTAG
- a CDS encoding HigA family addiction module antitoxin, with the protein MLMTARKPATVGEILTEEFMQPLGLTQAALAEAMGVQRKHVNELCNDRRNVTAATALILARVFGNSPDFWLNVQRRSDLWAVMNSPDERARVDRAKPLPTAA; encoded by the coding sequence ATGTTGATGACCGCACGCAAGCCGGCAACGGTTGGCGAGATTCTCACGGAAGAATTCATGCAGCCGCTCGGCTTGACGCAGGCGGCTTTAGCCGAGGCGATGGGTGTTCAGCGCAAGCATGTGAACGAATTGTGCAACGACCGCCGCAACGTGACGGCGGCAACCGCGCTCATTCTGGCGCGGGTGTTTGGCAACAGTCCCGACTTCTGGCTGAACGTCCAACGCCGAAGCGATCTTTGGGCCGTTATGAATTCGCCCGACGAACGGGCGCGTGTTGACCGCGCCAAGCCTCTGCCGACAGCCGCATAG
- a CDS encoding serine hydrolase domain-containing protein — MRVVVKIVKWLLGLIVLAVAALFAWLYIAPPELIRVGSGYSAKIVCSNVFIAGRDPNDVLAVDVQAPGHPLLRLMRVSVDKNRGTVSAGLLGFLGKSEAVSRDGLGCASVPDGDVGKARRTAVHAEPAATSQDALWPEGERVEASQDPVIAKLLDDAALIGTGMRAIVVVKNGRVVAERYGDGFSAKTPLLGWSMTKTVNAAIIGTLVKDGKMAVDNKGLFAPWKADGRAAISLADMMAMSSGLEFNEDYGDVADVTRMLYLEPDMAGFAESKPLAAEVGKVFSYSSGTAVMLSRLWQDAIGDKAKALTWPRTALFGPLGMHSAVLETDEQGTFVGSSYLYATAHDWARFGQFLLQGGVWNGNQVLPAGFVDWMREPAPASKVYGKGQLWIEAPGDEEKPGAGVAAGLPKDTYWMEGHDGQTVAIIPSEQLVVVRLGLTPAKLGYRPQTMVGALVKALH, encoded by the coding sequence ATGCGAGTGGTCGTCAAGATCGTCAAATGGCTGCTTGGCCTGATCGTGCTGGCGGTCGCCGCGCTGTTTGCCTGGCTTTACATCGCGCCGCCGGAATTGATCCGCGTCGGTTCCGGCTATTCGGCCAAGATCGTCTGCTCCAACGTCTTCATCGCCGGGCGCGACCCCAATGACGTGCTTGCCGTCGACGTGCAGGCGCCAGGCCACCCGCTGCTGCGGTTGATGCGGGTCTCGGTCGACAAGAACAGGGGGACGGTTTCGGCGGGCCTGCTGGGTTTCCTCGGCAAGAGCGAGGCGGTTTCGCGTGACGGGCTGGGCTGCGCCTCGGTTCCCGACGGCGATGTCGGTAAGGCGCGGCGTACGGCGGTCCATGCCGAACCCGCTGCAACCAGCCAGGATGCGCTGTGGCCGGAGGGCGAGCGGGTCGAGGCATCGCAGGATCCGGTGATTGCCAAGCTGCTCGACGATGCGGCGCTGATCGGCACCGGCATGCGTGCAATCGTCGTGGTCAAGAACGGTCGCGTCGTCGCCGAACGCTATGGCGACGGCTTTTCGGCCAAGACGCCGCTGCTTGGCTGGTCGATGACCAAGACGGTGAACGCCGCCATCATCGGCACGCTGGTCAAGGACGGCAAGATGGCCGTCGACAACAAGGGCCTGTTCGCCCCCTGGAAAGCCGACGGCCGCGCCGCGATCAGCCTTGCCGACATGATGGCGATGTCGAGCGGGCTGGAATTCAACGAGGATTATGGCGACGTCGCCGATGTCACGCGCATGCTCTATCTCGAACCCGACATGGCGGGCTTTGCCGAATCCAAGCCGCTGGCGGCCGAGGTCGGCAAGGTGTTTTCCTATTCGAGCGGCACGGCGGTGATGTTGTCGCGCCTCTGGCAGGACGCGATCGGCGACAAGGCCAAGGCGCTGACATGGCCGCGCACGGCCCTGTTTGGGCCGCTCGGCATGCACAGCGCCGTGCTCGAGACCGACGAGCAGGGCACGTTCGTCGGTTCATCCTATCTCTACGCCACGGCGCATGACTGGGCGCGCTTCGGCCAGTTCCTGTTGCAAGGCGGGGTGTGGAACGGCAACCAGGTGTTGCCCGCCGGCTTCGTCGACTGGATGCGCGAGCCGGCGCCGGCCTCGAAAGTCTACGGCAAGGGCCAGTTGTGGATCGAGGCGCCGGGCGATGAGGAAAAGCCGGGCGCCGGCGTCGCCGCCGGCTTGCCGAAGGACACTTATTGGATGGAGGGGCATGACGGGCAGACGGTAGCCATCATTCCCTCGGAGCAGTTGGTGGTGGTGCGGCTGGGGCTGACGCCTGCCAAGCTCGGCTATCGCCCGCAGACGATGGTGGGCGCGCTGGTGAAGGCGCTGCATTAG